A portion of the Zootoca vivipara chromosome 6, rZooViv1.1, whole genome shotgun sequence genome contains these proteins:
- the RRAGC gene encoding ras-related GTP-binding protein C — MAALQFGAAAGPGAVEEPASGALPGGSLGAAAAAAAAAGDSFPKDFGYGAEDDDEEEDDEEDIDGGAELGGGSGGGIIGGPGGSGGVGGGGGSNCGLGSGGGAGGDSSKQPRILLMGLRRSGKSSIQKVVFHKMSPNETLFLESTNKIYKDDISNSSFVNFQIWDFPGQMDFFDPTFDYEMIFRGTGALIYVIDAQDDYMEALTRLHITVSKAYKINPEMNFEVFIHKVDGLSDDHKIETQRDIHQRANDDLGDAGLEKLHLSFYLTSIYDHSIFEAFSKVVQKLIPQLPTLENLLNIFISNSGIEKAFLFDVVSKIYIATDSSPVDMQSYELCCDMIDVVIDVSCIYGLKEDGSGSAYDKESMAIIKLNNTTVLYLKEVTKFLALVCILREESFERKGLIDYNFHCFRKAIHEVFEVGISSHRSCNHQANIPGLKAVTHNGTPRNVV, encoded by the exons ATGGCGGCCCTGCAATTCGGGGCGGCGGCGGGTCCTGGTGCGGTCGAGGAGCCAGCGTCGGGGGCTCTGCCCGGCGGGAGCCtcggggcggcggcagcagcagcagcagcggcgggagATTCCTTCCCGAAGGACTTTGGCTACGGCGCAGAggacgacgacgaggaggaggaTGACGAAGAGGACATTGATGGCGGGGCCGAgctgggcggcggcagcggcggaggCATCATCGGGGGGCCTGGCGGGAGCGGCGGCGTAGGAGGCGGCGGGGGCAGCAACTGCGGGCTCGGCTCGGGCGGCGGAGCGGGCGGCGACTCCTCCAAGCAGCCTCGGATCTTGCTTATGGGGCTGCGCCGCAGCGGGAAATCGTCAATCCAGAAG GTGGTGTTCCACAAAATGTCTCCTAATGAAACCTTATTCTTGGAGAGTACCAACAAAATCTATAAAGATGATATTTCAAATAGCTCCTTTGTGAACTTCCAAATATGGGATTTTCCTggacaaatggatttttttgatCCAACGTTTGATTATGAGATGATCTTCAGGGGAACTGGAGCCCTCATCTATGTTATTGATGCACAG GATGACTACATGGAAGCATTAACCAGGTTGCACATTACAGTCTCAAAAGCTTACAAAATTAATCCAGAAATGAACTTTGAGGTTTTTATTCATAAAGTTGATGGTTTGTCAGATGATCATAAAATAGAAACTCAAAGAGATATTCATCAGAGAGCCAATGATGATCTTGGCGATGCTGGGCTAGAAAAACTTCACCTTAG TTTTTATTTGACCAGCATCTATGATCATTCTATATTTGAAGCCTTCAGTAAGGTGGTACAGAAGCTCATTCCACAGTTGCCAACTTTGGAAAACCTGCTAAATATCTTTATATCG aATTCTGGTATTGAAAAAGCTTTTCTCTTCGATGTCGTCAGCAAGATATATATTGCAACGGATAGTTCGCCTGTAGATATGCAGTCATACGAGCTCTGTTGCGACATGATAGATGTAGTCATTGACGTTTCTTGTATATATGG GCTCAAGGAGGATGGGAGCGGCAGTGCCTACGACAAGGAGTCCATGGCCATCATCAAGCTCAACAACACAACTGTGCTGTATTTAAAAGAAGTGACCAAGTTTCTGGCCTTGGTGTGCATCCTTAGAGAAGAAAGCTTTGAACGCAAAG GTTTAATAGACTACAATTTCCACTGCTTCCGCAAGGCCATCCACGAGGTCTTTGAAGTGGGCATTTCCTCCCACCGATCCTGCAACCATCAAGCAAACATCCCTGGTCTAAAAGCAGTGACTCATAACGGCACTCCTAGAAATGTCGTCTAG
- the MYCBP gene encoding C-Myc-binding protein — MANYKAADSKREQFRRYLEKSGVMDSLTKVLVALYEEPEKPSCALDFMKHHLGATAPENPEVEALRLEVAEMKEKYEAMLEENKKLKAKLAQYEPPQEEKKE, encoded by the exons ATGGCGAATTACAAG GCCGCCGACTCCAAGAGGGAGCAGTTCCGCCGCTACCTGGAGAAGTCCGGCGTCATGGACAGCCTCACCAAAG TCCTGGTGGCCTTATACGAAGAACCCGAGAAACCCAGCTGTGCCTTGGA CTTTATGAAACATCACTTAGGAGCTACTGCTCCAGAAAATCCTGAAGTGGAAGCCCTTCGCTTGGAAGTGGCAGAGATGAAAGAGAAGTATGAAGCCATGTTGGAAGAAAATAAGAAGCTAAAAGCAAAG CTCGCTCAGTATGAACCACCTCAGGAAGAGAAGAAGGAATAA
- the GJA9 gene encoding gap junction alpha-9 protein encodes MGDWNFLGGILEEVHIHSTTIGKIWLTILFIFRMLVLGVAAEDVWDDEQADFICNTEQPGCRNVCYDQAFPISLIRYWVLQVIFVSSPSLVYMGHALYRLRTLEKERQKKKAQVRAELEGTAPEKAEDRRRLEKELRQLEQKRLSKAPLRGSLMCTYLVHILMRSALEVAFMMGQYLLYGFQLEPLYQCRRPPCPNVVDCFVSRPTEKTIFLLFMQAIAVVSLALNGLEVAHLACKRCRAGSCGASPSALGGSPRSALLGQHSNPPPWGPCPDDRLAQGPPPAADEAHPPPGPRSPTRSSSSSTKESGPGVDAAQAMAGSSSSSRSPPPANGARRGSCSGGESGSAVSSATAAPSTADSPPSSTGSERGQQSPQEGSFQPGHGRTRASAEGSQSGDSASCKGGGGRARRSGRSGGPGLPPPRKEASACGGSHRRAPTDLRV; translated from the coding sequence ATGGGAGACTGGAATTTCCTGGGCGGGATTTTGGAGGAAGTCCACATCCATTCTACCACGATTGGCAAGATCTGGCTGACCATCCTCTTTATCTTCCGGATGCTGGTCCTTGGCGTGGCTGCTGAAGACGTGTGGGATGATGAGCAAGCAGACTTCATTTGCAACACGGAGCAGCCCGGCTGCAGGAATGTCTGCTATGACCAGGCCTTTCCCATTTCCCTCATCAGGTACTGGGTCCTGCAGGTGATCTTTGTCTCTTCGCCCTCCTTGGTCTACATGGGCCACGCCTTGTACAGGCTGAGGACCCTGGAGAAGGAGCGGCAGAAGAAGAAGGCCCAGGTGAGGGCTGAGCTGGAGGGGACAGCCCCAGAGAAGGCGGAGGATCGGAGGAGACTGGAGAAGGAGCTGCGGCAGCTGGAGCAGAAGCGCCTGAGCAAAGCGCCCTTGAGGGGCTCGCTGATGTGCACCTACCTGGTCCATATCCTAATGCGCTCTGCCCTGGAGGTGGCCTTCATGATGGGCCAGTACCTGCTCTACGGCTTCCAGCTGGAGCCGCTCTACCAGTGCCGGCGGCCGCCGTGCCCCAACGTGGTCGACTGCTTCGTCTCCCGGCCCACCGAGAAGACCATTTTCCTGCTCTTCATGCAAGCCATCGCCGTCGTGTCCCTCGCCCTCAACGGCCTGGAAGTCGCCCACCTGGCCTGCAAGCGCTGCCGAGCGGGCTCCTGCGGCGCTTCGCCCTCGGCCCTCGGGGGCAGCCCGCGCTCCGCCCTGCTGGGCCAGCACTCAAACCCCCCGCCCTGGGGACCCTGCCCGGACGACCGCCTCGCCCAGGGCCCACCACCCGCAGCCGATGAAGCCCACCCGCCGCCCGGCCCTCGCAGCCCGacgcggagcagcagcagcagcaccaaggaGAGCGGCCCCGGCGTCGACGCAGCCCAAGCGATGGCCGGCTCCTCTTCCTCGTCCCGCTCGCCGCCGCCCGCGAACGGTGCCCGGCGCGGCTCCTGCAGCGGCGGGGAATCGGGCAGCGCCGTCTCCTCGGCCACGGCGGCGCCGAGCACGGCCGACTCCCCGCCCTCCAGCACCGGCAGCGAGCGGGGACAGCAGAGCCCCCAGGAAGGGAGCTTCCAGCCCGGTCACGGCCGGACTCGCGCCTCCGCCGAGGGGAGCCAGTCGGGAGACTCGGCTTCCTGCAAGGGCGGTGGCGGCAGGGCAAGGAGGAGCGGCAGGAGCGGCGGTCCAGGACTCCCCCCGCCCCGGAAGGAGGCCTCGGCCTGCGGGGGCAGCCACAGGCGGGCGCCCACGGACCTCCGCGTCTGA